In Streptomyces sclerotialus, one genomic interval encodes:
- a CDS encoding NADH:flavin oxidoreductase/NADH oxidase — MSALFEPITLRQLTIPNRLWMAPMCQYSAAPEGPEQGAPNDWHFQHLAARAVGGTGLIITEAAAVSPEGRISPYDLGLWNDTQVAAFRRITDFIKAQGSVAGIQIAHAGRKASTERTWVDRGAPIAPGEGYGWQPVGPSAVAFDEKSTEPAELSVAEIKEIVEQFAATARRALEAGFQVAEIHGAHGYLINEFLSPFTNRRTDEYGGSYENRVRFALEVVDAVRAVWPEDLPLFFRISATDWLSENPEDGRTGWTADETVRFAAELKAHGVDLLDTSTGGNAPDAKIEAAPNYQVPFATRVKEETGLPVGAVGLITEAQQAEKIVADGEADAVLIGRELLRTPYFAQLAARELGATPHVAQPYHRAV, encoded by the coding sequence GTGAGCGCACTGTTCGAGCCGATCACTCTCCGGCAGCTGACCATTCCGAACCGTCTCTGGATGGCTCCGATGTGCCAGTACTCGGCGGCGCCGGAGGGCCCCGAGCAGGGTGCGCCCAACGACTGGCACTTCCAGCACCTGGCCGCCCGCGCCGTCGGCGGCACCGGCCTGATCATCACCGAGGCCGCCGCCGTCAGCCCTGAGGGCCGCATCAGCCCGTACGACCTGGGGCTGTGGAACGACACCCAGGTCGCCGCTTTCCGTCGTATCACCGACTTCATCAAGGCGCAGGGCTCGGTCGCCGGCATCCAGATAGCGCACGCCGGCCGGAAGGCTTCGACCGAGCGGACGTGGGTGGACCGCGGTGCGCCGATCGCGCCTGGTGAGGGGTACGGCTGGCAGCCGGTCGGGCCGAGTGCGGTGGCGTTCGACGAGAAGTCGACGGAGCCGGCGGAGCTGTCCGTGGCGGAGATCAAGGAGATCGTGGAGCAGTTCGCGGCGACCGCGCGGCGGGCGCTGGAGGCCGGCTTCCAGGTCGCCGAGATTCACGGCGCGCACGGGTACCTGATCAACGAGTTCCTGTCGCCGTTCACCAACCGGCGCACCGATGAGTACGGCGGCTCGTACGAGAACCGGGTGCGCTTCGCGCTGGAGGTCGTGGACGCGGTGCGGGCGGTGTGGCCCGAGGACCTGCCGCTCTTCTTCCGGATCTCGGCGACCGACTGGCTGAGCGAGAACCCGGAAGACGGGCGTACCGGCTGGACCGCCGACGAGACCGTTCGGTTCGCTGCCGAGTTGAAGGCGCACGGTGTCGACCTGCTGGACACCTCCACCGGCGGTAACGCGCCGGACGCGAAGATCGAGGCGGCGCCGAACTACCAGGTGCCGTTCGCCACGCGGGTCAAGGAGGAGACCGGGCTGCCGGTGGGCGCCGTCGGTCTGATCACCGAGGCGCAGCAGGCGGAGAAGATCGTCGCGGACGGGGAAGCCGACGCCGTGCTGATCGGCCGGGAACTGCTGCGTACGCCGTACTTCGCGCAGCTGGCCGCGCGTGAGCTGGGCGCCACTCCGCACGTCGCGCAGCCGTACCACCGCGCGGTCTGA
- a CDS encoding flavin-containing monooxygenase gives MPDHHVMSAPHSTSRHHDVLIIGAGFAGLYQLYRLRRLGFDARIIEAGDDVGGTWYWNRYPGARCDIESIEYSYSFDPELQQEWNWSERYAAQPELLSYARHVAHRYGLREDITFGTRVERLDWDEDTHRWTVTTDDGTSRTAQYVIAATGCLSVPSRPVFEGLDDFSGEVYWTSRWPHEDVDLAGKRVAVIGTGSSGVQTITAIAPAVAELTVFQRTPSFAVPAHNGPNEERLAAARKRYPEIREHSRMSRTGFGCPEGMRSLAEADAEEARREFDKRWADGGLCFSSAFTDILRDAGANEIAAEYVRGRIREKVRDPELAEKLSPRTYPIASKRMCVDTGYFEVYNQPHVSLVDLNVQPIRRVTERGIVVGEAGRERTYAFDVIILATGFDAMTGALRAMDIRGAAGTLREKWAHGPRTYLGLMSAGFPNLFMVTGPQSPSVLSNMLTSIEYHVDWITRALEHLREHGLNRMEAAPEAEDNWVNTTNDLAALTLMPQAASWYMGANIPGKQRVFMPFIGGVGTYRQIGDGVAVAHYHGFELT, from the coding sequence ATGCCTGATCACCACGTCATGTCTGCGCCCCACTCCACGTCCCGACACCACGACGTCCTCATCATCGGTGCCGGATTCGCCGGCCTCTACCAGCTGTACCGGCTGCGCCGCCTCGGGTTCGACGCCCGGATCATCGAGGCCGGCGACGACGTCGGCGGCACCTGGTACTGGAACCGCTACCCGGGCGCCCGCTGCGACATCGAGTCGATCGAGTACTCGTACTCCTTCGATCCGGAGCTCCAGCAGGAGTGGAACTGGAGCGAGCGGTACGCGGCCCAGCCGGAGCTGCTGTCCTACGCGCGGCACGTCGCGCACCGGTACGGCCTGCGCGAGGACATCACCTTCGGCACCCGCGTCGAACGGCTGGACTGGGACGAGGACACGCACCGCTGGACGGTGACGACGGACGACGGTACGTCCCGGACGGCGCAGTACGTGATCGCGGCGACCGGGTGCCTCTCGGTACCGTCCCGGCCGGTGTTCGAAGGGCTGGACGACTTCTCGGGCGAGGTGTACTGGACGTCCCGCTGGCCGCACGAGGACGTCGACCTGGCGGGCAAGCGCGTCGCCGTCATCGGCACCGGTTCGTCCGGCGTGCAGACGATCACCGCGATCGCCCCGGCCGTCGCGGAACTCACGGTCTTCCAGCGCACACCGAGCTTCGCCGTACCGGCGCACAACGGGCCGAACGAGGAACGCCTGGCGGCTGCCAGGAAGCGCTACCCCGAGATCCGGGAGCACAGCCGGATGTCGCGTACCGGATTCGGCTGCCCGGAGGGCATGCGGTCCCTGGCGGAGGCCGACGCCGAGGAAGCCCGGCGCGAGTTCGACAAGCGGTGGGCCGACGGCGGCCTGTGCTTCTCCAGCGCGTTCACGGACATCCTCAGGGACGCCGGCGCCAACGAGATCGCCGCGGAGTACGTACGCGGCCGGATCCGCGAGAAGGTCAGGGACCCGGAGCTGGCCGAGAAGCTGTCGCCGCGTACGTACCCGATCGCCAGCAAGCGGATGTGCGTCGACACCGGCTACTTCGAGGTCTACAACCAGCCCCACGTGTCGCTGGTCGACCTCAACGTGCAGCCGATCCGGCGCGTCACCGAGCGCGGGATCGTCGTGGGCGAGGCGGGGCGCGAGCGCACGTACGCGTTCGACGTCATCATCCTCGCCACGGGCTTCGACGCGATGACCGGTGCGCTGCGCGCCATGGACATCCGCGGCGCCGCCGGAACCCTGCGCGAGAAGTGGGCCCACGGCCCGCGCACGTATCTCGGCCTGATGTCGGCCGGCTTCCCGAACCTGTTCATGGTCACCGGCCCGCAGAGCCCGTCGGTGCTGTCCAACATGCTGACCTCGATCGAGTACCACGTCGACTGGATCACGCGCGCGCTGGAGCACCTGCGCGAGCACGGGCTGAACCGTATGGAGGCGGCGCCCGAGGCCGAGGACAACTGGGTGAACACCACCAACGACCTCGCGGCCCTCACCCTCATGCCCCAGGCCGCCTCCTGGTACATGGGCGCCAACATCCCCGGCAAACAACGCGTCTTCATGCCCTTCATCGGCGGCGTCGGCACGTACAGGCAAATAGGCGACGGAGTGGCGGTGGCCCACTACCACGGATTCGAACTGACCTGA
- a CDS encoding alpha/beta hydrolase — MPLEPVSHAFLAQLAAAGGPAAHESTPAIARMSGPVLAGLSGRGPEVGAVRNHRLDGKGGRFRIRVLEPEGVPQAIIVYFHGGGWVLGDIDLQYDHVGRRLANMTRSTVVLVNYRKAPEHPFPTALEDSWTGLEWVAGHAAELAPEGVPLIVAGDSAGGNISAVMTLWARDKAGPKIDYQILVYPVTDCDLNTDSCLAPENQLMLSRDTMVWFWDHYLADEEARTHPDASPLRAASHAWLPPALVYVAQYDPLHDEGVAYAKALRDAGVRVTLAEAEGQMHAYFQMANILPGQDEGMKVVADHINRFVASFAKEGARHA, encoded by the coding sequence ATGCCGCTGGAACCCGTGTCCCACGCATTCCTGGCCCAGCTGGCCGCGGCCGGTGGCCCGGCGGCCCACGAGTCGACACCGGCGATCGCCCGGATGAGCGGGCCGGTACTCGCCGGTCTGAGCGGCCGGGGCCCGGAGGTCGGAGCCGTCCGGAACCACAGACTCGACGGCAAGGGGGGCCGGTTCCGGATCCGCGTACTGGAGCCCGAGGGCGTGCCGCAGGCGATCATCGTCTACTTCCACGGCGGCGGCTGGGTGCTCGGCGACATCGACCTGCAGTACGACCACGTGGGCCGCCGGCTGGCGAACATGACCCGGTCGACCGTGGTGCTCGTCAACTACCGCAAGGCCCCCGAGCACCCCTTCCCGACCGCGCTCGAGGACAGTTGGACCGGCCTGGAGTGGGTGGCCGGGCACGCCGCGGAACTGGCTCCCGAGGGCGTGCCACTGATCGTCGCCGGCGACAGCGCGGGCGGGAACATCAGCGCGGTGATGACGCTGTGGGCACGCGACAAGGCGGGGCCGAAGATCGACTACCAGATCCTCGTCTACCCCGTGACCGACTGCGACCTGAACACGGACTCCTGCCTCGCGCCCGAGAACCAGCTGATGCTCAGCCGGGACACCATGGTGTGGTTCTGGGACCACTACCTCGCGGACGAGGAGGCGCGCACGCACCCGGACGCGTCACCGCTCCGCGCCGCAAGCCACGCGTGGCTGCCCCCGGCGCTGGTGTACGTCGCCCAGTACGACCCCTTGCACGACGAAGGGGTCGCGTACGCGAAGGCGTTGCGGGACGCCGGGGTGCGGGTCACGCTCGCGGAGGCCGAGGGGCAGATGCACGCGTACTTCCAGATGGCGAACATCCTGCCCGGTCAGGACGAGGGCATGAAGGTCGTCGCCGACCACATCAACCGCTTCGTCGCCTCGTTCGCCAAGGAAGGCGCCCGCCATGCCTGA
- a CDS encoding AraC family transcriptional regulator, with amino-acid sequence MVGVSILCEWAVRQGAGLGTLLRGSRIDPWRLADPDGLIEAQQEIVVIRNLLTAFDDRAGLGTELGRCYHLTAYGYFGYLLAACSSVRETLRYGLRYMPLTFAFSTMSAHVREPGQYVLGMASDDVPEDIRRFVVERDVAATVQLQREVFPGPGQVPLREIRLAHEIGETRRRAVYRDHYRVPVRFGRPRTELVFDVRYLDQVPPMANPHTALVMAEQCERVRAERLHRTGVSARVRAQLLGQDSLATSLEEVAEQLHYAPRTLRRHLENEGTTFRAILDEVRRGLAETLLRDPSVPRYEIARQLGYQDWSSFLRARRRWRTVVRGTSDR; translated from the coding sequence ATGGTCGGCGTATCGATCCTGTGCGAGTGGGCCGTCCGGCAGGGAGCCGGTCTCGGCACGCTGCTGCGCGGGTCCCGCATCGACCCGTGGCGGCTGGCCGACCCGGACGGGCTGATCGAGGCGCAGCAGGAGATCGTGGTGATCCGTAACCTGCTCACCGCGTTCGACGACCGGGCCGGACTGGGCACCGAGCTCGGGCGGTGCTACCACCTCACCGCGTACGGCTACTTCGGCTATCTGCTCGCGGCGTGCTCGTCGGTGCGGGAGACCCTCCGGTACGGCTTGCGGTACATGCCGCTCACCTTCGCCTTCTCGACGATGTCGGCCCACGTCAGGGAGCCGGGGCAGTACGTACTGGGGATGGCGTCCGATGACGTGCCCGAGGACATCCGGCGGTTCGTCGTCGAGCGGGACGTGGCCGCCACCGTCCAGCTCCAGCGCGAGGTCTTCCCGGGGCCGGGCCAGGTGCCCCTGCGCGAGATCAGGCTGGCGCACGAGATCGGCGAGACCCGGCGGCGCGCGGTGTACCGGGACCATTACCGGGTCCCGGTGCGCTTCGGCCGTCCCCGTACCGAGCTGGTCTTCGACGTGCGGTACCTCGACCAGGTGCCGCCGATGGCGAACCCGCACACCGCGCTCGTCATGGCCGAGCAGTGTGAGCGGGTCCGGGCGGAGCGCCTGCACCGCACCGGCGTCTCGGCCAGGGTCCGCGCCCAGCTGCTCGGCCAGGACTCGCTCGCCACCAGCCTGGAGGAGGTCGCCGAGCAGCTGCACTACGCCCCCAGGACCCTGCGGCGGCACCTGGAGAACGAGGGCACGACCTTCCGGGCGATCCTCGACGAGGTGCGGCGCGGCCTCGCCGAGACCCTGCTCCGCGACCCCTCGGTCCCGCGCTACGAGATCGCCCGGCAGCTCGGCTACCAGGACTGGTCGAGCTTCCTCCGGGCACGCCGCCGCTGGCGGACCGTGGTCCGAGGGACATCGGACCGGTGA
- a CDS encoding sensor histidine kinase, whose protein sequence is MSSSSHNQHFRRSVRSWLVVPESPRMSASDRSRRFPLRSPAVVDVVITVAVLGLSVWNSVKNPYLGPAAPWANLLLAALGALPLLVRRRLPEVTLAVALVAKAFQVSSFVQPFAYYAEGAYRGPHSRRTAWATAGAGLLLVIPWKAEAWTHPRMLAGGFLVNFVLAVLVPLLLGLYVGERRAVLAGLVERAERAEREQRLLAEAARAEERQRIAGEMHDVVSHQVSLIVVHANALATVAHDPKVTAEAAQIIQTAGRQALTELREMLGLLKGGPETADADGGGAGAGAGTTDGDGDAAATPATAAVSRVAALADSSRAAGLPVTLHSEGEPRPLAEPVERAAYRVVQEALTNVHKHAPGAATDVRVAYGSGTLSVSVTNGPAGRPAEAAPDGAGPLLPSGGHGLIGLAERVRLAGGDIESGPRPDGGFRVHATLPAPPRTAG, encoded by the coding sequence GTGAGTAGCAGCAGCCACAACCAGCACTTCCGGCGCTCCGTCCGCTCCTGGCTCGTCGTGCCGGAGAGCCCTCGGATGTCCGCGTCGGACCGCTCCCGGCGGTTCCCGTTGCGGTCGCCGGCCGTCGTGGACGTGGTCATCACGGTGGCCGTCCTGGGGCTGTCGGTCTGGAACAGCGTGAAGAACCCGTACCTCGGACCGGCCGCACCGTGGGCCAACCTGCTGCTCGCCGCCCTGGGCGCGCTGCCCCTCCTGGTGCGGCGCCGGCTTCCCGAGGTCACACTGGCGGTCGCGCTCGTTGCGAAGGCCTTCCAGGTCTCGTCCTTCGTCCAGCCCTTCGCCTACTACGCCGAAGGCGCGTACCGCGGACCGCACAGCCGCCGGACGGCCTGGGCGACGGCCGGGGCCGGACTCCTGCTGGTCATCCCCTGGAAGGCCGAGGCCTGGACGCATCCGCGCATGCTGGCCGGCGGTTTCCTGGTCAACTTCGTGCTCGCGGTCCTCGTGCCGCTGCTCCTGGGGCTGTACGTGGGGGAGCGGCGGGCGGTGCTCGCCGGGCTGGTGGAACGGGCCGAGCGCGCCGAACGGGAGCAGCGGCTCCTCGCGGAGGCCGCACGGGCCGAGGAGCGCCAGCGGATCGCCGGTGAGATGCACGACGTCGTCTCGCACCAGGTGAGCCTGATCGTGGTGCACGCCAACGCGCTGGCCACCGTGGCGCACGACCCGAAGGTGACGGCCGAGGCCGCGCAGATCATCCAGACGGCCGGCCGGCAGGCGCTCACGGAGCTGCGCGAGATGCTGGGCCTGCTCAAGGGCGGCCCCGAGACCGCGGACGCGGACGGAGGCGGGGCAGGAGCAGGCGCAGGGACAACGGACGGGGACGGCGACGCCGCGGCAACTCCTGCTACCGCTGCCGTCAGCCGGGTCGCCGCGCTGGCCGACAGCTCACGTGCCGCCGGGCTGCCCGTCACGCTGCACAGCGAGGGCGAGCCCCGGCCGCTCGCCGAACCCGTCGAGCGGGCCGCTTACCGCGTCGTGCAGGAAGCGCTGACGAACGTGCACAAGCATGCGCCCGGCGCGGCCACGGACGTCCGCGTGGCCTACGGGTCCGGGACGCTCAGCGTGAGCGTCACCAACGGCCCGGCGGGCCGCCCGGCCGAAGCGGCCCCCGACGGCGCCGGGCCCCTGCTGCCCAGCGGCGGACACGGCCTGATCGGCCTCGCCGAGCGGGTACGTCTGGCCGGTGGCGACATCGAGAGCGGCCCCCGGCCCGACGGCGGGTTCCGGGTGCACGCCACACTCCCGGCCCCGCCGCGGACCGCCGGCTGA
- a CDS encoding GH12 family glycosyl hydrolase domain-containing protein, producing the protein MAHRSPRPGTRLPLALAAAFTALLGFAAAPAQAATWSSSEPFGSYTTPDGYTLYNNVWGSGAGSQTIRAESASEWEVTADHPATSGVKSYPNAKKVINKPLSSITSLTSSYDVSVPASGAYSTAYDIWDSDYDHEVMLWVNHTGAVGPIGTEQATVTLGGATWKVYKGDNGANQVYSFLRTSDSSAGTVDLLPVLRWIQQQGWWGDETIGDVQFGYEITSSPGGLDFATRSFRVTGG; encoded by the coding sequence ATGGCACACCGCAGCCCGCGCCCCGGCACCCGGCTCCCGCTGGCCCTCGCCGCGGCCTTCACCGCCCTGCTCGGCTTCGCCGCGGCCCCGGCCCAGGCCGCCACCTGGTCCTCCTCGGAGCCGTTCGGCTCGTACACCACCCCTGACGGCTACACGCTCTACAACAACGTCTGGGGATCGGGCGCCGGTTCCCAGACGATCCGGGCCGAGTCCGCCTCGGAGTGGGAGGTGACGGCCGACCACCCGGCCACCTCCGGCGTGAAGTCCTACCCCAACGCGAAGAAGGTCATCAACAAACCGCTCAGCAGCATCACCTCGCTGACCAGCTCGTACGACGTGAGCGTGCCGGCGTCCGGCGCGTACAGCACCGCGTACGACATCTGGGACAGCGACTACGACCACGAGGTCATGCTCTGGGTCAACCACACCGGCGCCGTCGGCCCGATCGGCACCGAACAGGCCACCGTCACCCTCGGCGGCGCCACCTGGAAGGTCTACAAGGGCGACAACGGCGCGAACCAGGTGTACTCGTTCCTGCGCACCTCCGACTCCTCGGCGGGCACGGTCGACCTGCTGCCCGTCCTGCGGTGGATCCAGCAGCAGGGCTGGTGGGGCGACGAGACCATCGGCGACGTCCAGTTCGGCTACGAGATCACCTCGTCCCCGGGCGGCCTGGACTTCGCGACCCGTTCCTTCCGCGTCACCGGCGGCTAG
- the yicI gene encoding alpha-xylosidase produces MKFTDGYWLMRDGVDASYATEITGTRAADDRFTLYAAVRHVRHRGDTLNAPLLTVECFSPAEGVIGVRATHHAGTADRGPHFTLRTAPDSTPAGKVHRDGTVLELTTGGLSLRVDTAAPYRLDFTADGRPLTTAGARGTGFATTPDGAHHSLAQLSLGVGELVYGLGERFTPFTRNGQRVDIWQADGGTASEQAYKNVPFHLTNRGYGVFVNHPGQVSYEVGSEAVGQVQFSVEDQSLEYYVVHGPSPKEVLDRYTALTGRPALPPAWSFGLWLSTSFTTSYDEDTVTRFVRGMAERDIPLGVFHFDCFWMRAYQWCDFTWDPAVFPDPEGMLRRLKDQGLRICVWINPYIAQKSPLFEEAARLGYLVRRPDGSVWQWDMWQAGMGLVDFTHPGAREWYADKLRGLLGQGVDCFKTDFGERIPTDVVWHDGADPARMHNYYTHLYNRTVFETLTAERGADEAVLFARSATAGGQQFPVHWGGDCESTFGAMAESLRGGLSLGLSGFGFWSHDIGGFEGTPSPEVFKRWVQFGLLSSHSRLHGSTSYRVPWDYDEEAVAVTRDFTRLKHRLMPYLFHAARQAAEHGTPVMRAMLLDFPGDPACHTLDRQYMLGDDLLVAPVLSADGTVEYYVPDGEWTHLLSGERVSGPGWRRETYGFDSLPLLARPGSVIPFGSTSDTAVSDWRHDVTLRVHRLRDGETVTTRVPAPDGAPDAVFRTHRDGPRVTVRATGAPGPWHVLLTQTGTFLTAPPGTPELSARLDADD; encoded by the coding sequence ATGAAGTTCACCGACGGCTACTGGCTGATGCGGGACGGCGTCGATGCGTCGTACGCCACCGAGATCACCGGCACCCGGGCAGCGGACGACCGCTTCACCCTCTACGCCGCCGTACGCCACGTCCGGCACCGCGGCGACACGCTCAACGCCCCCCTGCTGACCGTGGAGTGCTTCTCGCCCGCCGAAGGCGTCATCGGCGTCCGCGCCACCCACCACGCCGGCACCGCCGACCGCGGCCCCCACTTCACCCTGCGCACGGCGCCGGACAGCACACCCGCCGGCAAGGTGCACCGCGACGGCACCGTGCTCGAACTGACCACCGGAGGGCTGTCGTTGCGAGTCGACACAGCGGCCCCGTACCGGCTCGACTTCACCGCCGACGGCCGCCCCCTCACCACCGCCGGGGCGCGCGGCACCGGGTTCGCCACGACCCCCGACGGCGCCCACCACTCCCTCGCCCAGCTCTCCCTCGGCGTCGGCGAGCTGGTGTACGGGCTGGGCGAGCGCTTCACACCGTTCACCCGCAACGGGCAGCGGGTGGACATCTGGCAGGCGGACGGCGGCACCGCCAGCGAACAGGCCTACAAGAACGTCCCGTTCCACCTCACCAACCGCGGCTACGGCGTCTTCGTCAACCACCCTGGCCAGGTCTCCTACGAGGTGGGCTCCGAGGCGGTCGGCCAGGTCCAGTTCAGCGTCGAGGACCAGAGCCTGGAGTACTACGTCGTCCACGGCCCGTCGCCGAAGGAGGTACTGGACCGCTACACCGCGCTGACCGGCCGCCCCGCGCTGCCGCCCGCGTGGTCGTTCGGGCTGTGGCTGTCCACCTCCTTCACCACCTCCTACGACGAGGACACCGTCACCCGCTTCGTACGCGGCATGGCCGAGCGCGACATCCCCCTCGGCGTCTTCCACTTCGACTGCTTCTGGATGCGCGCGTACCAGTGGTGCGACTTCACCTGGGACCCGGCGGTCTTCCCCGACCCGGAAGGAATGCTGCGGCGCCTCAAGGACCAGGGCCTGCGCATCTGCGTGTGGATCAACCCGTACATCGCCCAGAAGTCCCCCCTCTTCGAGGAGGCCGCCCGCCTCGGGTACCTGGTCCGCAGGCCGGACGGCAGTGTCTGGCAGTGGGACATGTGGCAGGCCGGCATGGGCCTGGTCGACTTCACCCACCCCGGGGCGCGCGAGTGGTACGCGGACAAGCTGCGCGGGCTGCTCGGGCAGGGCGTCGACTGCTTCAAGACCGACTTCGGGGAGCGCATCCCCACCGATGTCGTCTGGCACGACGGAGCCGACCCGGCCCGGATGCACAACTACTACACCCACCTCTACAACCGCACGGTCTTCGAGACGCTCACCGCCGAGCGCGGCGCGGACGAGGCCGTGCTCTTCGCGCGCTCCGCGACCGCCGGCGGCCAGCAGTTCCCCGTGCACTGGGGCGGCGACTGCGAGTCCACCTTCGGCGCCATGGCCGAGTCGCTGCGCGGCGGCCTCTCCCTGGGCCTCTCCGGCTTCGGCTTCTGGAGCCACGACATCGGCGGCTTCGAAGGCACGCCGAGCCCCGAGGTCTTCAAGCGCTGGGTGCAGTTCGGTCTGCTGTCCTCGCACAGCCGGCTGCACGGCAGCACCTCGTACCGCGTGCCGTGGGACTACGACGAGGAAGCCGTCGCCGTCACCCGCGACTTCACCCGGCTCAAGCACCGGCTGATGCCGTACCTCTTCCACGCGGCCCGGCAGGCGGCGGAGCACGGTACGCCGGTGATGCGCGCGATGCTGCTGGACTTCCCCGGCGACCCGGCCTGCCACACCCTCGACCGGCAGTACATGCTCGGCGACGACCTGCTGGTGGCGCCGGTCCTCAGCGCCGACGGCACCGTGGAGTACTACGTGCCGGACGGGGAGTGGACCCACCTGCTCTCCGGCGAGCGGGTATCCGGACCGGGCTGGCGGCGCGAGACCTACGGCTTCGACAGCCTGCCCCTGCTCGCCCGGCCCGGCTCCGTCATCCCCTTCGGCAGCACGTCCGACACCGCCGTCAGCGACTGGCGGCACGACGTGACCCTGCGCGTGCACCGGCTCCGTGACGGCGAGACGGTGACCACCAGGGTCCCGGCCCCGGACGGCGCACCCGACGCGGTGTTCCGCACCCACAGGGACGGCCCGCGCGTCACCGTCCGGGCCACCGGGGCCCCCGGCCCCTGGCACGTGCTCCTCACCCAGACCGGCACCTTCCTGACGGCCCCGCCCGGAACCCCGGAACTGTCCGCACGACTCGACGCGGACGACTGA
- a CDS encoding carbohydrate ABC transporter permease has product MLPTPARRLRGAWNTAAALLILAVLLFPVYWMLNTALQPASGIAVDWFPSDPGLTSFRLALESQGRSMLTSLAVALGAVAVCLALAAPAAYGLAQSALRGGRSVVFTTLITQMVPGIVIANALYSAYAELGLVNSYLGLILADASLGLPFSIVLLRAFMVSLPGEVIEAALVDGANRFTAFVRIVLPMSRNALITAGLFTFLFAWSDFMFALTLNTTDDVKPVTLGIYQFVGAHVSDWGAVMATAVLSAVPAAVLLVVAQKYIAAGIAGGSVK; this is encoded by the coding sequence GTGCTCCCGACACCTGCTCGCCGGCTGCGCGGCGCCTGGAACACCGCCGCAGCGCTGCTGATACTCGCCGTGCTGCTCTTCCCGGTCTACTGGATGCTGAACACCGCACTCCAGCCCGCGTCGGGCATCGCGGTCGACTGGTTCCCGAGCGATCCCGGCCTGACGAGCTTCCGGCTCGCGCTGGAGAGCCAGGGCCGTTCGATGCTCACCAGCCTGGCCGTCGCGCTCGGTGCCGTCGCCGTCTGTCTCGCGCTGGCGGCGCCCGCCGCGTACGGGCTGGCGCAGTCCGCGCTGCGCGGCGGCCGCAGCGTCGTCTTCACCACGCTCATCACGCAGATGGTGCCGGGCATCGTCATCGCCAACGCCCTCTACAGCGCGTACGCCGAGCTGGGGCTGGTCAACTCCTACCTCGGGCTGATCCTGGCCGACGCCTCGCTCGGGCTGCCGTTCTCCATCGTGCTGCTGCGTGCGTTCATGGTGTCCCTCCCCGGTGAGGTGATCGAGGCGGCACTGGTCGACGGCGCGAACCGCTTCACCGCCTTCGTCCGCATCGTGCTCCCGATGAGCCGCAACGCCCTCATCACGGCCGGGCTGTTCACCTTCCTCTTCGCCTGGTCGGACTTCATGTTCGCGCTGACCCTCAACACCACCGACGACGTCAAGCCGGTCACGCTCGGCATCTACCAGTTCGTCGGCGCCCACGTCAGCGACTGGGGCGCGGTCATGGCGACGGCCGTGCTGTCCGCCGTACCCGCCGCGGTCCTGCTCGTCGTCGCACAGAAGTACATCGCCGCGGGCATCGCCGGCGGCTCCGTCAAGTAG
- a CDS encoding carbohydrate ABC transporter permease, with protein MTTLTRRPALLRWLFIAPALIYMAAFFGYPLVRNLLMSFQHYTPTTYFTGEAPFNGLDNWRAVLADPLFTDALWHTALFTAGSLLGQFTIGLALAVFFSRRFRLAGLVRAVLLLPWLVPMVVSAVVWRRILDQEHGVLNTFLQAVGLTDGGVPWLSSPSVALLSAVLVNIWIGIPFNMVILYGGLQEIPRELYEAAALDGARPWRAFRSLTLPMLRPVITVVLVLGFMSTVKILDLILALTAGGPADATQTLGTVTYQLSFLRLDFGQGAVVGTVLILVSAVFAVLYLRANRADFGKGK; from the coding sequence ATGACCACTCTCACCCGGCGCCCCGCGCTCCTCCGCTGGCTCTTCATCGCGCCCGCGCTCATCTACATGGCGGCCTTCTTCGGCTACCCGCTGGTCCGCAATCTGCTGATGAGCTTCCAGCACTACACGCCCACCACCTACTTCACCGGCGAGGCCCCCTTCAACGGCCTCGACAACTGGCGTGCGGTACTCGCCGATCCGCTCTTCACCGACGCGCTGTGGCACACCGCGCTGTTCACGGCCGGGTCACTGCTCGGCCAGTTCACCATCGGCCTCGCGCTGGCCGTCTTCTTCTCCCGGCGGTTCCGCCTCGCCGGGCTCGTCCGGGCCGTCCTGCTGCTGCCCTGGCTGGTGCCCATGGTGGTGTCCGCCGTCGTGTGGCGGCGCATCCTCGACCAGGAGCACGGTGTCCTCAACACCTTCCTCCAGGCCGTCGGCCTGACCGACGGCGGGGTGCCGTGGCTGAGCAGTCCGAGCGTGGCGCTGCTGTCCGCCGTCCTGGTCAACATCTGGATCGGCATCCCGTTCAACATGGTCATCCTCTACGGCGGCCTCCAGGAGATACCGCGCGAGCTGTACGAGGCGGCCGCGCTGGACGGCGCGCGCCCCTGGCGGGCGTTCCGCTCCCTCACCCTGCCGATGCTGCGGCCGGTGATCACGGTGGTCCTCGTCCTCGGCTTCATGTCCACGGTCAAGATCCTGGACCTGATCCTGGCCCTCACGGCGGGCGGCCCCGCCGACGCCACCCAGACCCTGGGCACCGTCACCTATCAGCTGTCCTTCCTGCGCCTCGACTTCGGCCAGGGCGCCGTCGTGGGCACCGTCCTCATCCTGGTCAGCGCGGTCTTCGCCGTGCTGTACCTGCGCGCGAACCGCGCCGACTTCGGCAAGGGGAAGTGA